In Tiliqua scincoides isolate rTilSci1 chromosome 1, rTilSci1.hap2, whole genome shotgun sequence, the following are encoded in one genomic region:
- the SLC18B1 gene encoding MFS-type transporter SLC18B1 isoform X2 has translation MGSHQAASESGQFPDNDRHQDVSEESRRLTKEQVFTMVGIATINFSSMICYSILGPFFPTEAEKKGASNTVVGLIFGCFALFNFLTSLIMGNYLVQIGAKFMFVAGMFVSGCVTILFGMLDRAPDGPVFIGLCFLVRAVDAIGFAASMTASFSILAKAFPNNIATVLGSLEIFTGLGLVLGPPIGGFLYQNYGYEIPFIVLGCVVLVMVPLNIFFLPKYDSIPSKDSFWKLIAIPKIMLLCSTMFSLSACLGFLDPTMSLFVLNKFHLEVGYVGLVFLGLALSYSLSSPLLGFLSDKMPHLRKWLLVIGGLMTALCYFMLGPAPILHIESKLWLFVFMLVLIGFSLAMNGIAVFPEILNCACENGFEEGLSLLGLVSGLFGAVWSLGSFVGPILGGFLNEKLGFEWAATIQGGWALLSGLSIGIYYIYESFCKKRSCPQNLLVTEQERTHLLSSET, from the exons ATGGGAAGTCACCAAGCCGCCTCGGAGAGCGGCCAGTTTCCAG ACAATGACAGACATCAAGATGTCAGTGAAGAATCAAGAAGGCTCACCAAAGAACAGGTGTTTACCATGGTGGGAATAGCAACTATCAACTTCAGCTCAATGATTTGCTATTCAATTCTAGGACCCTTTTTTCCAACAGAG gCAGAAAAAAAAGGTGCTAGTAATACAGTAGTTGGACTCATTTTTGGATGCTTTGCCTTATTTAACTTCTTGACCTCCTTGATAATGGGAAACTAT CTTGTCCAGATTGGAGCAAAATTTATGTTTGTGGCTGGAATGTTCGTCTCCGGATGTGTCACAATTCTCTTTGG GATGTTGGACAGAGCACCTGATGGGCCAGTATTCATAGGACTGTGTTTTTTGGTTCGAGCAGTAGATGCAATTGGCTTTGCTGCATCAATGACTGCCTCCTTTTCCATTCTTGCAAAGGCTTTTCCCAACAACATAGCCACAGTTCTG gGAAGTCTTGAAATTTTTACTGGACTGGGATTAGTGCTTGGACCACCTATTGGTGGCTTTTTATACCAAAATTATGGCTACGAAATTCCATTCATTGTCCTTGGATGTGTTGTGCTGGTCATGGTGCCTCTGAACATTTTCTTCTTGCCGAAATATG ATTCAATTCCAAGCAAAGATTCATTCTGGAAGCTTATTGCTATACCCAAAATTATGCTCCTCTGTTCCACAATGTTTTCATTAAGTGCCTGCTTAGGCTTTCTAGATCCTACAATGTCACTATTTGTCTTGAATAAG TTTCACCTGGAAGTTGGTTATGTGGGATTAGTGTTCTTGGGGTTAGCACTCTCCTATTCCTTATCATCGCCATTACTTGGTTTTCTAAGTGATAAAATGCCG CATTTGAGGAAGTGGCTATTGGTCATTGGAGGGTTAATGACAGCATTATGCTATTTTATGTTAGGACCAGCTCCTATCTTGCACATTGAAAG TAAACTGTGGCTGTTTGTTTTCATGCTGGTCCTGATTGGTTTTTCCCTTGCGATGAATGGTATCGCAGTATTCCCTGAGATACTCAATTGTGCATG TGAGAATGGATTTGAGGAAGGATTAAGCTTGTTAGGACTAGTTTCTGGGCTCTTCGGTGCAGTATGGTCCCTTGG ATCTTTTGTCGGGCCAATACTGGGTGGATTCTTAAATGAGAAGCTTGGTTTTGAATGGGCTGCAACTATACAAGGTGGATGGGCGCTGTTAAGT GGATTATCTATTGGAATATATTATATCTATGAGTCATTTTGTAAAAAAAG ATCCTGTCCTCAAAACCTTTTGGTCACAGAGCAAGAAAGAACTCATCTTTTATCAAGTGAAACATAA
- the SLC18B1 gene encoding MFS-type transporter SLC18B1 isoform X3 has protein sequence MVGIATINFSSMICYSILGPFFPTEAEKKGASNTVVGLIFGCFALFNFLTSLIMGNYLVQIGAKFMFVAGMFVSGCVTILFGMLDRAPDGPVFIGLCFLVRAVDAIGFAASMTASFSILAKAFPNNIATVLGSLEIFTGLGLVLGPPIGGFLYQNYGYEIPFIVLGCVVLVMVPLNIFFLPKYDSIPSKDSFWKLIAIPKIMLLCSTMFSLSACLGFLDPTMSLFVLNKFHLEVGYVGLVFLGLALSYSLSSPLLGFLSDKMPHLRKWLLVIGGLMTALCYFMLGPAPILHIESKLWLFVFMLVLIGFSLAMNGIAVFPEILNCACENGFEEGLSLLGLVSGLFGAVWSLGSFVGPILGGFLNEKLGFEWAATIQGGWALLSVCKPKCLDGFLWLYLKYYKCYNCFVFLSQGIIYWNILYL, from the exons ATGGTGGGAATAGCAACTATCAACTTCAGCTCAATGATTTGCTATTCAATTCTAGGACCCTTTTTTCCAACAGAG gCAGAAAAAAAAGGTGCTAGTAATACAGTAGTTGGACTCATTTTTGGATGCTTTGCCTTATTTAACTTCTTGACCTCCTTGATAATGGGAAACTAT CTTGTCCAGATTGGAGCAAAATTTATGTTTGTGGCTGGAATGTTCGTCTCCGGATGTGTCACAATTCTCTTTGG GATGTTGGACAGAGCACCTGATGGGCCAGTATTCATAGGACTGTGTTTTTTGGTTCGAGCAGTAGATGCAATTGGCTTTGCTGCATCAATGACTGCCTCCTTTTCCATTCTTGCAAAGGCTTTTCCCAACAACATAGCCACAGTTCTG gGAAGTCTTGAAATTTTTACTGGACTGGGATTAGTGCTTGGACCACCTATTGGTGGCTTTTTATACCAAAATTATGGCTACGAAATTCCATTCATTGTCCTTGGATGTGTTGTGCTGGTCATGGTGCCTCTGAACATTTTCTTCTTGCCGAAATATG ATTCAATTCCAAGCAAAGATTCATTCTGGAAGCTTATTGCTATACCCAAAATTATGCTCCTCTGTTCCACAATGTTTTCATTAAGTGCCTGCTTAGGCTTTCTAGATCCTACAATGTCACTATTTGTCTTGAATAAG TTTCACCTGGAAGTTGGTTATGTGGGATTAGTGTTCTTGGGGTTAGCACTCTCCTATTCCTTATCATCGCCATTACTTGGTTTTCTAAGTGATAAAATGCCG CATTTGAGGAAGTGGCTATTGGTCATTGGAGGGTTAATGACAGCATTATGCTATTTTATGTTAGGACCAGCTCCTATCTTGCACATTGAAAG TAAACTGTGGCTGTTTGTTTTCATGCTGGTCCTGATTGGTTTTTCCCTTGCGATGAATGGTATCGCAGTATTCCCTGAGATACTCAATTGTGCATG TGAGAATGGATTTGAGGAAGGATTAAGCTTGTTAGGACTAGTTTCTGGGCTCTTCGGTGCAGTATGGTCCCTTGG ATCTTTTGTCGGGCCAATACTGGGTGGATTCTTAAATGAGAAGCTTGGTTTTGAATGGGCTGCAACTATACAAGGTGGATGGGCGCTGTTAAGTGTATGTAAACCAAAATGTCTTGATGGCTTTTTATGGCTGTATTTGAAATATTACAAATGCTataactgttttgtttttctctctcaagGGATTATCTATTGGAATATATTATATCTATGA
- the SLC18B1 gene encoding MFS-type transporter SLC18B1 isoform X4 encodes MGSHQAASESGQFPDNDRHQDVSEESRRLTKEQVFTMVGIATINFSSMICYSILGPFFPTEAEKKGASNTVVGLIFGCFALFNFLTSLIMGNYLVQIGAKFMFVAGMFVSGCVTILFGMLDRAPDGPVFIGLCFLVRAVDAIGFAASMTASFSILAKAFPNNIATVLGSLEIFTGLGLVLGPPIGGFLYQNYGYEIPFIVLGCVVLVMVPLNIFFLPKYDSIPSKDSFWKLIAIPKIMLLCSTMFSLSACLGFLDPTMSLFVLNKFHLEVGYVGLVFLGLALSYSLSSPLLGFLSDKMPHLRKWLLVIGGLMTALCYFMLGPAPILHIESKLWLFVFMLVLIGFSLAMNGIAVFPEILNCACENGFEEGLSLLGLVSGLFGAVWSLGSFVGPILGGFLNEKLGFEWAATIQGIIYWNILYL; translated from the exons ATGGGAAGTCACCAAGCCGCCTCGGAGAGCGGCCAGTTTCCAG ACAATGACAGACATCAAGATGTCAGTGAAGAATCAAGAAGGCTCACCAAAGAACAGGTGTTTACCATGGTGGGAATAGCAACTATCAACTTCAGCTCAATGATTTGCTATTCAATTCTAGGACCCTTTTTTCCAACAGAG gCAGAAAAAAAAGGTGCTAGTAATACAGTAGTTGGACTCATTTTTGGATGCTTTGCCTTATTTAACTTCTTGACCTCCTTGATAATGGGAAACTAT CTTGTCCAGATTGGAGCAAAATTTATGTTTGTGGCTGGAATGTTCGTCTCCGGATGTGTCACAATTCTCTTTGG GATGTTGGACAGAGCACCTGATGGGCCAGTATTCATAGGACTGTGTTTTTTGGTTCGAGCAGTAGATGCAATTGGCTTTGCTGCATCAATGACTGCCTCCTTTTCCATTCTTGCAAAGGCTTTTCCCAACAACATAGCCACAGTTCTG gGAAGTCTTGAAATTTTTACTGGACTGGGATTAGTGCTTGGACCACCTATTGGTGGCTTTTTATACCAAAATTATGGCTACGAAATTCCATTCATTGTCCTTGGATGTGTTGTGCTGGTCATGGTGCCTCTGAACATTTTCTTCTTGCCGAAATATG ATTCAATTCCAAGCAAAGATTCATTCTGGAAGCTTATTGCTATACCCAAAATTATGCTCCTCTGTTCCACAATGTTTTCATTAAGTGCCTGCTTAGGCTTTCTAGATCCTACAATGTCACTATTTGTCTTGAATAAG TTTCACCTGGAAGTTGGTTATGTGGGATTAGTGTTCTTGGGGTTAGCACTCTCCTATTCCTTATCATCGCCATTACTTGGTTTTCTAAGTGATAAAATGCCG CATTTGAGGAAGTGGCTATTGGTCATTGGAGGGTTAATGACAGCATTATGCTATTTTATGTTAGGACCAGCTCCTATCTTGCACATTGAAAG TAAACTGTGGCTGTTTGTTTTCATGCTGGTCCTGATTGGTTTTTCCCTTGCGATGAATGGTATCGCAGTATTCCCTGAGATACTCAATTGTGCATG TGAGAATGGATTTGAGGAAGGATTAAGCTTGTTAGGACTAGTTTCTGGGCTCTTCGGTGCAGTATGGTCCCTTGG ATCTTTTGTCGGGCCAATACTGGGTGGATTCTTAAATGAGAAGCTTGGTTTTGAATGGGCTGCAACTATACAAG GGATTATCTATTGGAATATATTATATCTATGA
- the SLC18B1 gene encoding MFS-type transporter SLC18B1 isoform X1 — protein sequence MGSHQAASESGQFPDNDRHQDVSEESRRLTKEQVFTMVGIATINFSSMICYSILGPFFPTEAEKKGASNTVVGLIFGCFALFNFLTSLIMGNYLVQIGAKFMFVAGMFVSGCVTILFGMLDRAPDGPVFIGLCFLVRAVDAIGFAASMTASFSILAKAFPNNIATVLGSLEIFTGLGLVLGPPIGGFLYQNYGYEIPFIVLGCVVLVMVPLNIFFLPKYDSIPSKDSFWKLIAIPKIMLLCSTMFSLSACLGFLDPTMSLFVLNKFHLEVGYVGLVFLGLALSYSLSSPLLGFLSDKMPHLRKWLLVIGGLMTALCYFMLGPAPILHIESKLWLFVFMLVLIGFSLAMNGIAVFPEILNCACENGFEEGLSLLGLVSGLFGAVWSLGSFVGPILGGFLNEKLGFEWAATIQGGWALLSVCKPKCLDGFLWLYLKYYKCYNCFVFLSQGIIYWNILYL from the exons ATGGGAAGTCACCAAGCCGCCTCGGAGAGCGGCCAGTTTCCAG ACAATGACAGACATCAAGATGTCAGTGAAGAATCAAGAAGGCTCACCAAAGAACAGGTGTTTACCATGGTGGGAATAGCAACTATCAACTTCAGCTCAATGATTTGCTATTCAATTCTAGGACCCTTTTTTCCAACAGAG gCAGAAAAAAAAGGTGCTAGTAATACAGTAGTTGGACTCATTTTTGGATGCTTTGCCTTATTTAACTTCTTGACCTCCTTGATAATGGGAAACTAT CTTGTCCAGATTGGAGCAAAATTTATGTTTGTGGCTGGAATGTTCGTCTCCGGATGTGTCACAATTCTCTTTGG GATGTTGGACAGAGCACCTGATGGGCCAGTATTCATAGGACTGTGTTTTTTGGTTCGAGCAGTAGATGCAATTGGCTTTGCTGCATCAATGACTGCCTCCTTTTCCATTCTTGCAAAGGCTTTTCCCAACAACATAGCCACAGTTCTG gGAAGTCTTGAAATTTTTACTGGACTGGGATTAGTGCTTGGACCACCTATTGGTGGCTTTTTATACCAAAATTATGGCTACGAAATTCCATTCATTGTCCTTGGATGTGTTGTGCTGGTCATGGTGCCTCTGAACATTTTCTTCTTGCCGAAATATG ATTCAATTCCAAGCAAAGATTCATTCTGGAAGCTTATTGCTATACCCAAAATTATGCTCCTCTGTTCCACAATGTTTTCATTAAGTGCCTGCTTAGGCTTTCTAGATCCTACAATGTCACTATTTGTCTTGAATAAG TTTCACCTGGAAGTTGGTTATGTGGGATTAGTGTTCTTGGGGTTAGCACTCTCCTATTCCTTATCATCGCCATTACTTGGTTTTCTAAGTGATAAAATGCCG CATTTGAGGAAGTGGCTATTGGTCATTGGAGGGTTAATGACAGCATTATGCTATTTTATGTTAGGACCAGCTCCTATCTTGCACATTGAAAG TAAACTGTGGCTGTTTGTTTTCATGCTGGTCCTGATTGGTTTTTCCCTTGCGATGAATGGTATCGCAGTATTCCCTGAGATACTCAATTGTGCATG TGAGAATGGATTTGAGGAAGGATTAAGCTTGTTAGGACTAGTTTCTGGGCTCTTCGGTGCAGTATGGTCCCTTGG ATCTTTTGTCGGGCCAATACTGGGTGGATTCTTAAATGAGAAGCTTGGTTTTGAATGGGCTGCAACTATACAAGGTGGATGGGCGCTGTTAAGTGTATGTAAACCAAAATGTCTTGATGGCTTTTTATGGCTGTATTTGAAATATTACAAATGCTataactgttttgtttttctctctcaagGGATTATCTATTGGAATATATTATATCTATGA